Within the Osmerus eperlanus chromosome 10, fOsmEpe2.1, whole genome shotgun sequence genome, the region TCGTTGTGGAAATCTCCAAATGGCTAAATAGTAGGCAGAAGCGTTTGAACCCCGGCGTTCGCCAAATACTTATGTACGAAGGAAGAGCAACGTCGTGGGAATTGTATGGGTAGAACAACATAAAGTAAATATATAACAATATTAAACGTTGTTTTTGCATCAGTGTGGAAACTTACTTAATTTAAAGCCATCTGGACATCGTCAGCTACGCCAGTGAAACAGAGTCGCAAGATTCGAGGTTTGTCTCCGGTATGAAGCCGGCTGAGCCTGGGATAAAAACGCGCGTCTCAACCAATAcatgaaggggaggggggatttgtAACCCTTCGCTCTTAAAGAGGAAACGCGTCATATCCGAGGGACTTTAAGTGCGTTGTAGTCCATTTAGTTATTACAAAATAATGGGGCTACAATCAGATGAACCTATCATTATACTTACTATTGTTATCTGTGTCAAACAGATGAGTGAATGTAAAAATCGGAGACGCAAAAAACTGTTGAGTCACAAGTGAGCTGTAGAAAGGGAACAAGCTAATTTTGAGTGATTTAACTGATACTGTTGGTCATCTTTCATCTAATATGTTACTAAGCAACACGTTTTTCAACAAAAGGTATTTTCTATTGCTCTGTCCCTAATTGATTATATGCATACTTGTGGTCTGTGCATAGGTTATAATACTAAAGGCTAATGATGAAAATAAACCAACAACATTTTCTTTAAAGATTTTACATACATTTTTGTTTCACTCTGACACATTTCCATGTTCTGTGATTTTCTTTGAACAAGTAGCCACAGGCAGTGAACATGCTCTCAAGTTGGCTACATAAGTCTGTCAGCACCACATGAAAGACTGACTTAAGGAAAAACCTGTATCTTATCACTCTTATAAGATAACTTCATATTCTACATTATAAAAAATCCGAATGGATCAAAATAACTTTGTGTGAGCCTCTCTGTGGCTAATACAGATTTTTAAACCTTTTTTCAGCTTtattggacagagacaggaagtataggggagagagaaggaaacaggCATGCAGAAATGGCTCATGCCAGAATCAAACCCTGGGGGCTGCCTCAGTCTATATGGTACACAGCCTACCCGGTGAGGCACTGTGGTGCCCTAAGATATAATTTTGACTGCCTAAAAGACTACTGTTGAGGGTAATTTGCACTGTAATGAGCTATTTGTTATACTGATACAAAGATTCTATAATCTGAAATTATTAAGATGTTTTAAGATTTGAGTAGATGAAAATAGTCAAAATTATGCAAattctcttctttctccatACATAATCCATACTCAGATTTACCTATTTTATGATTGTAACTGGATATTGTTTTCACACACCAGATCAGCATTTTTCATTACAGGTGTGCACCATGACTGTTAAAATTATTCAGAAAAATAACGCCATCTGAAATATGTAAATGCTGCCACCTTGTGGTTGAATATGAGAAACATTTCACTAGCAGCATTGAGAAAATAAAGAGGCATTTTTATGAATAATACCATTTTATAAACATGTGTTCAGTTGCATAGTTTAATACAATACATATAAGTTAATTAATATTCCAAACATTAATtttcagacaaaaaaaaaaaaatggtcatGACTtgttgaaaaatatatattgtctCATGATTAAGGTAACTGCTCTACTTATTCAGTCTCCATCTCTTTGGGGCTTGGTTTTTGGATGGCAGACTCCATGCCTGGAAGGATGGTTCTCCTCCTGGCAGCAGTCTCTATTTGCTGCACCCGCTCCACATCCCAGGGATGGCTGACAAAACTTAGCACTTCCCCGTTCTCCACACTGCCCGCCCTGCCCACCCGCCCTGTTCGGTGAATGTAGTCAGTGTGGGACTCGGGAAAGTCATAGTTGACCACCAGTCGGACcctctgtgtgtccaggccaCGAGAGGCAATGTCTGTGCAGATCAACACATCCACCTGACCTTTCTGAAAGGACCGGAAGATCCCAGCCCTCACTGCTGCGGGCATCTCCCCCTGCAGACGGACATGGCGCACTCCCATTTCCTCAAGGGAGTAGCCAAGCCAGTTGACAGTGGCTGACTTGTTGCAGAAAACAAGCACCCCATGCTTCTCCGGCTCTGTCTGCTTCAGGGCTTGGTGGAGCTCTAACAGCTTATCAGCTCCCTTCACCTTCAAGAAGGTCTGCTTGACATGGGGCATTAGGTAATGCAACATCTTGCTCTTGATGGTCACTATGCTGCCTAGATCAGTCACCTGGCTGAGGACATCACCCACACCCCCAGGGAAGGTGGCTCCGACCACCACCAGCTGGGATTTGGGGTTGGGTCCACGGGTCTCAGAAGGCTCACTGGCTACCTGAGTGTGGACCAGGATGCTCTCCAGCATGCCTGCAAAACTGGGGTCAAACATGGTGTCAGCTTCGTCCACTACAAAGACTCTCAGTTCACTCAGATCCAAGTAGCGCCTCCGTAAGGCTTTGACCATAGCTCCGGGGGTGGCCACCAATACATCCGGAGGACCCTTATCAAAGGCTAGCTTGATGTCACccactcccttccctcctcccacagTCTTTACTAGCAAGCCCAATGGGGTACACAAGGTCTTGGCAACAGCTGATACCTGGTCAGCTAGTTCCCTCGCAGGCACAAGAACCACTGAACGAATCTTGGGTGCAGTGTCAATGTAATCCTCTGACTCCTTTTCACTCTGGAGTTTATGAACAATAGGCAGCAGGTAACTCAGTGtttttccacttcctgtctctgcagCGCACAAAATGTTGTGACCTTTTAGGATTTTGGGGATGGTCTGAAGTTGCACTGTGGTGGGGTGCGTTATGTTCATGGTGCTCAAAACCTCCAACAACTCTGAAGAGAGACAAAGGTTTTGAAATGTCACagatttcttctttttctcgGTTTCCTCCAACTGGCACTCACTGACGAAGGACGGGACATGCTGGGTGTTGTTAACGATGAAATAGTCACCGAATGATTTGTTATGTTTCCATCCTTTGGAGGACAGTACAGGCTCCTCAAACTTGCCAAGGGTATAACTTGCCGACTGGTTCAGCTGAGGATTCTTGCTCTGTATTAGCAGCTTGCCGGGTTTAGATGTGGCGATTTTGTTCTTGCCCCTCATCTGCTTCACGCCTTCGACCTGTTTCTGCATATACCTGGGAATACGAATGACCACCGACTCTTTGGTGGTTGCTGTTTGACAAGCACTGTATAAACTGATGGTTCCATGAACATGAAACCGGAACATGTTCTTTGATGAGTAAATGTTGTTAGATAAGTATGATCTGGACAATAAATAGCCGATCTTCGCTGACTGCATTTCAATAATGGAATAAACTTCAGTTATCTAGCTAGAAAAAAAGTCCGGAAAACACGTCTACCTCAATTCTGCCAGTGAAATGTTTTGCTGTCGTGCATCACGGAATAATTATCTAATCTTTTTATTTCCTGTGCCTATTGGGATAAGTATTGCATTGCCTTAAGATGATAAGACAACATAGCTAACATACATGTGTTTGTGGCGATTGACGATGACGTCAAGTCGTCGCGAGCGATGACTCACCAAGAGCACCATCCCGGTGTTGTGCCATCCGATGCACGACTCTCTGGAGAGGCACCCCCATCCGCGGGAGCGAGCGCAAACCACTCGGAATCCAAAAGTGAAGGATTTCGTCTTGATATCGCAACCAAACGGAGAGGAGACAGCTGTCTCACATTATACTTTCTTTGTTATAAAATTCAAGAGAAGAATGTCGGTTATCTGTGTAAACAACAGAATAACAGATGTTATTCTCAACACAAAATCCTTTGAACCTATACATAAGAAGAGCCATGTGAAATACTTTGAACCTGctaaacaaaatacatttcctttggTAATCATATCTGGGGTTTATTTCCTGTGTTGGATGACGAATTTTGAGGATTTTGTGTTGAGAATAACATCTGTTATTTACACAGAACACCGACATTCTCCTTTTGAATTATATAACAAAGAAAGTATAATGTGAGACATCTGTCTCCCCTCCGTTTGGTTGCGATATCAAGACGAAATCCTTCACTTTTTGATTCCGAGTGGTTCACGCGCTCTCGCGAGGGGGTGCCTCTCATGAAAGCCGTGCATAAAACGGCGGATGCAGAATTTATCTCtagaaaaacaacacaaaaaacaacacaaaactaTTAAAAACCAAGATAATTTGGGTTCATATACAACTTTACTGATGTGTCATTACAACCTGTATATATAGGTACTGCTTTGTACAGCATTGACTTATTTTATGTAACATAATTATAATAGTCATGCACAAAAAATGATGGAAAAAGTAGTGACAAATGGATCGAAATGATTATCTGATGTCTAGCTAGAATGAACTTCTGTGAAGTCTCTTTTGAGATGCCGTCCAAAGCTATGACTTCACATTCCTATGACCATTCCTaactcctctcacccctgtgCATTATATAATCCTAATATTGGCCAATGGATAGTCTGGCTATTGTCATGAATCAGCAGAAGAAGTCTGACCCCTGTTCTCAATAATGCTGTATGCTAAATGGGTCACCATTGGTAAGAGCAGTGTCATCGACACAATTGTCAGTCCATGTCCATGTGACACCAAATGCTGGCCAAGTCCCCAGGGGATGACAGCCAAAGGACCCCAAGTTCAATGTACTGTTGAAGTGTTCAATGTAAAATATTGGCCACAGGCAAGGTACACCTCTGTATTTGATTAGATTAGATTGCTTCCAGCTAAAGCCACATCTTTTACTGTGCTGTTCTCTTTGTAAATGCTCCCTTGGAATAATCAGAACATTGGGTCATGCATTTCTGAGAGAACATCATCCTAGGAACCTCTCTGTGGTGCAGTCACCCCCACCCTactgcaccccaccccaccttagACCACCACACCACCCTAGACCAAAGTGGATTcaaaggcaggggagggggaaatACCCATGTAGGCTTCCAGCAACAGTCACTTTTAGTCCAAGATAGCTTCTGCCATGTGTTCACTGAGCTGTCACATGTATTGATCCTTCATCAGGCACAGTTCCCATGTGATGAATGAATTGGCTAAGCGATTGATTTCCTGTTGGCTTTAGAACATCACACATATGCTTTCAGTAATAGGGTGTTGTTGTCACGTGTAGGTTTATGTAGCCTTGGTAACTTCTGTTTAATTTCCTCCTCATTGGAGACCTTTAGGGCTATTTCTATTAACAGCCAGTAGAGTGCAGCATATAGCAGGCCAGGAACACCACAACGTTTAGAACCCTTGTTCAACGAAGACTCTACAATCTTGGCATAAAGAGTAGATTATTGTATTATGTTCATAAAACCACTACTTTAATGTTGGAAATACCATAAATGCAGACATTGTTTGCAAAATCAAGAGGGGATTCATTCTGTTGCATAGTTTTGATGTAGTTAATTTGGATACATTAACTAATTATCTCTTATTAAGGTATTTGATCAGTTGATCAGTGTTCTGTTCATTAGTTTGTTTTTGCTGCATTTCATTTTGCAACATTTTTTCATTGCAACTTAAACCTCAATCCTTGAAAGAGTGACACCTTTCAAACAGGACCAGTGCGGGGGTAGAGATTGTTTTGCCTCACAACTTTCTTTACAAGAACTAACCACATCTACACCCTCCCACACAATCTGTGGATAATGTTCTTTATCTTCTTCCTTTAAAGGTCATCAGAGAAAATAAGAGATACCTGAATTGAACAGCAATTGGTCTGAAGACAGTGATGTAGAGAAACAAGAGCAATATTGACATATTCCAATGTTTAAGAGGGACACAATGTTATCATACTGCCATAATACTTTCATGGCAGTTTTTTATACGTTTGTTTTAAATGTTATAACATGTAACTGTTTTACATTCACATCTGTCTTGTTCATCTATATTGGTCTGGCTTCAAAGTTATGTAAATAAAACAAATGTGAAATATATGAATATACATGAAGGAATTAAAAGGGGAGTTATTAATGCTAATGATGAATAATTAACAATAATTTGATTCATCTCACAGTTTGTTGGTCGATAACTGCCATTTTCTAACTAAAATTCTTAATAATTATGTACAATATTTGTCAAAATAATCCATATTTAAGATCTGCATcaagaaagatagagaagtaTTCTGTTTAGTATAGGTATAGCCGACAAACATCGACAAAAGTCACATTTCCTGCTGGTAATAATccctttgtttaaaaaaaatattggttCTAATATAATGTTTTGCATTTGTTATTGACTGTTAATGAAAGTTAGATGTAAGAGCTTGTGTTTGGAAATGAAGACCACAGGAAATGTGATATTGATGCTTTTGCATGCATTTGTGAACTTCGTGTCTGTACGCCCACATGCTTCTTCTTTCACTCTGCTGTGTGTTCCCTGTCACCATTACATGATAAGATGGTTCTGTCTGCTGTGTAGGCAATTTTATGTCATAAGGATAAATACATTTTCGTACAGAAGTACATCTGTGTTTTCAAGTTTTGGCCATCACAATTTTGTGAAGACAGTATCACAAGAAAAGTTTATAATTTATACTGCTCCTAATTCATTTAATCAAATTagcatttatttttgtttgtctaCATACTTTCACCTTCATCCAtacagtttgtgtttgtgtgactcacacatcgACAACGTAATACTTCATTGTAGAACTTCTGTAAAGAACATAGAGtacaaagaaaaatatgttttcttttAGCAATATCTAATAGTTGCCCATCTAAGATCCACATCTGCTTGTATTGTTGGAATAGTTCCCTTCAAGTACATTGCTTGAAGGGAACTATTTCAACTGCTATTTCAATCAAATTagcatttatttttgtttgtctaCATACTTTCACCTTCATCCAtacagtttgtgtttgtgtgactcacacatcgACAACGTAATACTTCATTGTAGAACTTCTGTAAAGAACATAGAGtacaaagaaaaatatgttttcttttAGCAATATCTAATAGTTGCCCATCTAAGATCCACATCTGCTTGTATTGTTTGAATAGTTCCCTTCAAGTACATTGCTTGAAGGGAA harbors:
- the ddx28 gene encoding probable ATP-dependent RNA helicase DDX28 isoform X1, yielding MQSAKIGYLLSRSYLSNNIYSSKNMFRFHVHGTISLYSACQTATTKESVVIRIPRYMQKQVEGVKQMRGKNKIATSKPGKLLIQSKNPQLNQSASYTLGKFEEPVLSSKGWKHNKSFGDYFIVNNTQHVPSFVSECQLEETEKKKKSVTFQNLCLSSELLEVLSTMNITHPTTVQLQTIPKILKGHNILCAAETGSGKTLSYLLPIVHKLQSEKESEDYIDTAPKIRSVVLVPARELADQVSAVAKTLCTPLGLLVKTVGGGKGVGDIKLAFDKGPPDVLVATPGAMVKALRRRYLDLSELRVFVVDEADTMFDPSFAGMLESILVHTQVASEPSETRGPNPKSQLVVVGATFPGGVGDVLSQVTDLGSIVTIKSKMLHYLMPHVKQTFLKVKGADKLLELHQALKQTEPEKHGVLVFCNKSATVNWLGYSLEEMGVRHVRLQGEMPAAVRAGIFRSFQKGQVDVLICTDIASRGLDTQRVRLVVNYDFPESHTDYIHRTGRVGRAGSVENGEVLSFVSHPWDVERVQQIETAARRRTILPGMESAIQKPSPKEMETE
- the ddx28 gene encoding probable ATP-dependent RNA helicase DDX28 isoform X2, with product MQKQVEGVKQMRGKNKIATSKPGKLLIQSKNPQLNQSASYTLGKFEEPVLSSKGWKHNKSFGDYFIVNNTQHVPSFVSECQLEETEKKKKSVTFQNLCLSSELLEVLSTMNITHPTTVQLQTIPKILKGHNILCAAETGSGKTLSYLLPIVHKLQSEKESEDYIDTAPKIRSVVLVPARELADQVSAVAKTLCTPLGLLVKTVGGGKGVGDIKLAFDKGPPDVLVATPGAMVKALRRRYLDLSELRVFVVDEADTMFDPSFAGMLESILVHTQVASEPSETRGPNPKSQLVVVGATFPGGVGDVLSQVTDLGSIVTIKSKMLHYLMPHVKQTFLKVKGADKLLELHQALKQTEPEKHGVLVFCNKSATVNWLGYSLEEMGVRHVRLQGEMPAAVRAGIFRSFQKGQVDVLICTDIASRGLDTQRVRLVVNYDFPESHTDYIHRTGRVGRAGSVENGEVLSFVSHPWDVERVQQIETAARRRTILPGMESAIQKPSPKEMETE